A stretch of Episyrphus balteatus chromosome 2, idEpiBalt1.1, whole genome shotgun sequence DNA encodes these proteins:
- the LOC129909990 gene encoding protein cramped isoform X1, whose amino-acid sequence MDIAKVLPVNTTKTEPLSPIKSEEKPTFSEPTTVAVKTTPGGKVKSNLDEKFKLESDSFGELLGSVTTHNCPGVRASARVIQKMKQDSIRPSTPPPNEKELKAKEEKAIQKTPSQSRTTTKATWTNIERNYFFDALNEFGKEFDAIGNYINAKLKRKSSTDAAFKTKDQVRQHFYQTFHKICKYIRFSDEVKKPVQELYTLINYGEMRRKLQFITDKHFMKLKHLVYNGHITIRSKGKNIRIKTPTCKALRRLNQLDDCLEDIKLPNKIDVIISPANMESFGRVQTVAQNPRAKATVSLQKKLVNFIKTFQYKWRSNEMKLAEEESKMFPNNSTTDSAENVTTISFQDPDMCFRPKPGVPIHRPLLNITEYLSSLSLSLSTYEDRIGVKVRSENLCQDRLMPNKRQRCDSNSDKRSPESKKLKTCDLLVESGFAVIKEDPASQQGNDNDNSNHDGNLSDEINDILSFSEIKTDVSDVTSDNDIKVHEEIQIENGNGNSNNDHLKDQQSNNVPPAIESKGKSAKKRRGEHKKNDNNFKPLISDDVIKKIRKGWTISNADDITMGDLYVVFGQDSKLEFEYFWTNAGGAEKKSVFNQKQNGMPYSINDCDEPELINSLTKSPFGNKLKHLLLIANLSERIRKKQCSCGHTCDKMIKSRLDREIVTKSFVSSKTFQLSTVDSGVFRQPVVPFRRPTFSLDPIKQMPNGSRLKMSKQVQVVQRMLLPHRSGQPYDVVDVKDLQNKLVNRQESPSLANGNSSKMTSSANASSSSTPTQHNIDEEKEIVVETMEMHEQTNSITPDSGMESSCHSLTSTNDQSSNDSTAFLSEQPSESMEFDECSTSSIFKGISPMSPMQLLRDSTSNSRWLEENLNDFSLNSLLGHLDEINGNRDITDQSSNLSVLSESSVDYMTKFAEITASMQNEEKDL is encoded by the exons ATGGACATTGCCAAGGTTTTACCGGTGAATACAACAAAAACAGAACCACTGAGTCCTATTAAATCTGAAGAAAAACCCACATTCAGTGAACCAACAACGGTGGCGGTAAAAACTACACCAGGAGGAAAAGTTAAATCTAAtctcgatgaaaaatttaaacttgag agtgACTCATTTGGTGAGCTACTTGGATCAGTCACCACACACAATTGCCCTGGTGTGCGAGCTAGCGCCAGAgttattcaaaaaatgaaacaagatTCAATACGGCCATCTACACCGCCACCAaatgaaaaagaattaaaaGCTAAAGAGGAAAAAGCCATACAAAAGACACCGTCTCAATCGAGGACAACAACAAAGGCTACATGGACAAATATCGAAAGAAATTATTTCTTTGATGCCTTAAATGAATTTGGCAAAGAATTCGATGCCATCGGCAACTATATTAATgcgaaattaaaaagaaaaagctCAACTGATGCTGCTTTCAAGACTAAAGATCAAGTTCGTCAACATTTTTACCAGACTTTTCATAAAATATGCAAATATATTCGATTTTCTGATG AAGTGAAAAAACCTGTACAGGAACTATACACATTGATAAACTACGGCGAGATGCGACGGAAGCTGCAATTCATAACTGACAAACACTTTATGAAGCTTAAACATCTCGTTTACAATGGACACATCACAATAAGGAGCAAAGGAAAAAATATCCGCATCAAAACACCAACCTGCAAAGCCTTACGCAGACTAAATCAACTCGATG ATTGTCTTGAGGATATCAAGCTTCCAAATAAGATCGATGTAATTATTAGTCCAGCCAACATGGAGTCTTTTGGACGAGTTCAAACAGTAGCGCAAAATCCAAGGGCTAAAGCTACAGTTtctttgcaaaagaaattggTGAACTTTATCAAAACTTTTCAATACAAATGGCGAAGCAATGAAATGAAATTG GCCGAAGAAGAATCGAAAATGTTTCCAAATAATTCCACCACCGATTCGGCTGAAAATGTGACTACTATCTCATTTCAAGATCCTGATATGTGCTTTAGGCCAAAACCAGGAGTGCCTATCCATCGACCACTTTTAAACATCACAGAATACCTTAGCAGTCTGAGTCTTTCTCTCTCCACCTACGAAGATCGCATTGGGGTTAAAGTTCGAAGTGAAAATCTTTGTCAAGATCGTTTGATGCCAAACAAACGACAACGTTGCGATTCCAATTCGGACAAACGAAgtcctgagagtaaaaaactCAAGACATGTGATCTCTTGGTTGAATCTGGATTTGCAGTTATCAAAGAAGACCCTGCATCGCAGCAGGGAAATGATAATGACAATTCCAATCATGATGGCAATCTAAGTGATGAAATAAATGATATATTGAGCTTCTCCGAAATCAAAACCGATGTCTCAGATGTCACATCAGACAATGATATCAAGGTTCACGaagaaattcaaattgaaaatggTAATGGAAATTCAAACAATGATCATCTAAAAGACCAACAATCCAACAATGTACCGCCTGCGATTGAGTCAAAGggaaaaagtgcaaaaaagcGAAGAGGAGAACACAAGAAAAATGACAACAATTTCAAACCCTTGATAAGTGACGATGTAATTAAGAAAATCCGAAAAGGCTGGACAATCTCAAATGCCGACGACATAACCATGGGTGATTTGTATGTGGTTTTTGGGCAGGACTCTAAGCTGGAATTTGAGTATTTCTGGACAAACGCTGGTGGTGCTGAAAAGAAGAGCGTTTTCAATCAGAAGCAAAATGGTATGCCATACAGTATAAATGATTGTGACGAGCCGGAGCTCATCAACTCACTGACAAAGTCTCCGTTTGGAAATAAATTGAAACATTTGCTATTGATAGCGAATTTGAGCGAACGCATACGCAAGAAGCAGTGTTCGTGTGGTCACACTTGTGACAAGATGATCAAGTCAAGA CTTGATCGTGAAATTGTCACAAAATCGTTTGTTTCATCGAAAACATTTCAGTTGTCAACTGTGGACTCTGGAGTATTTCGCCAGCCGGTGGTACCATTTCGACGGCCAACTTTTAGTTTAGATCCAATTAAACAGATGCCTAAT GGATCCcgtttaaaaatgtcaaaacaagtGCAAGTGGTACAACGTATGCTTTTGCCACATAGATCTGGTCAACCGTATGACGTTGTCGATGTTAAGGATTTACAAAATAAGCTTGTAAATCGACAAGAATCTCCATCGTTGGCAAATGGCAACTCTTCAAAGATGACATCTTCGGCGAATGCATCGTCCTCCTCAACACCAACACAACACAATATCGATGAAGAAAAGGAAATCGTCGTCGAAACTATGGAAATGCATGAACAAACCAACAGTATTACTCCAGACAGTGGCATGGAATCATCATGCCACAGTTTGACGTCGACAAATGATCAGAGTTCGAATGATAGCACGGCTTTTCTGAGTGAACAACCTTCAGAGAGTATGGAATTTGATGAGTGTTcaa CTAGCAGTATTTTTAAAGGAATTTCTCCGATGAGCCCAATGCAATTACTTCGAGACTCTACATCGAATTCTCGTTGGTTGGAAGAGAATCTAAATGATTTTTCTTTGAATAGTTTGCTTGGACATTTGGATGAAATTAATGGAAACCGTGATATAACT gaTCAATCATCAAACCTCTCGGTGTTAAGTGAATCCAGTGTCGATTATATGACGAAATTTGCTGAAATTACTGCATCCATGCAAAATGAGGAAAAAGACTTATAA
- the LOC129909990 gene encoding protein cramped isoform X2, which translates to MDIAKVLPVNTTKTEPLSPIKSEEKPTFSEPTTVAVKTTPGGKVKSNLDEKFKLESDSFGELLGSVTTHNCPGVRASARVIQKMKQDSIRPSTPPPNEKELKAKEEKAIQKTPSQSRTTTKATWTNIERNYFFDALNEFGKEFDAIGNYINAKLKRKSSTDAAFKTKDQVRQHFYQTFHKICKYIRFSDEVKKPVQELYTLINYGEMRRKLQFITDKHFMKLKHLVYNGHITIRSKGKNIRIKTPTCKALRRLNQLDDCLEDIKLPNKIDVIISPANMESFGRVQTVAQNPRAKATVSLQKKLVNFIKTFQYKWRSNEMKLAEEESKMFPNNSTTDSAENVTTISFQDPDMCFRPKPGVPIHRPLLNITEYLSSLSLSLSTYEDRIGVKVRSENLCQDRLMPNKRQRCDSNSDKRSPESKKLKTCDLLVESGFAVIKEDPASQQGNDNDNSNHDGNLSDEINDILSFSEIKTDVSDVTSDNDIKVHEEIQIENGNGNSNNDHLKDQQSNNVPPAIESKGKSAKKRRGEHKKNDNNFKPLISDDVIKKIRKGWTISNADDITMGDLYVVFGQDSKLEFEYFWTNAGGAEKKSVFNQKQNGMPYSINDCDEPELINSLTKSPFGNKLKHLLLIANLSERIRKKQCSCGHTCDKMIKSRLSTVDSGVFRQPVVPFRRPTFSLDPIKQMPNGSRLKMSKQVQVVQRMLLPHRSGQPYDVVDVKDLQNKLVNRQESPSLANGNSSKMTSSANASSSSTPTQHNIDEEKEIVVETMEMHEQTNSITPDSGMESSCHSLTSTNDQSSNDSTAFLSEQPSESMEFDECSTSSIFKGISPMSPMQLLRDSTSNSRWLEENLNDFSLNSLLGHLDEINGNRDITDQSSNLSVLSESSVDYMTKFAEITASMQNEEKDL; encoded by the exons ATGGACATTGCCAAGGTTTTACCGGTGAATACAACAAAAACAGAACCACTGAGTCCTATTAAATCTGAAGAAAAACCCACATTCAGTGAACCAACAACGGTGGCGGTAAAAACTACACCAGGAGGAAAAGTTAAATCTAAtctcgatgaaaaatttaaacttgag agtgACTCATTTGGTGAGCTACTTGGATCAGTCACCACACACAATTGCCCTGGTGTGCGAGCTAGCGCCAGAgttattcaaaaaatgaaacaagatTCAATACGGCCATCTACACCGCCACCAaatgaaaaagaattaaaaGCTAAAGAGGAAAAAGCCATACAAAAGACACCGTCTCAATCGAGGACAACAACAAAGGCTACATGGACAAATATCGAAAGAAATTATTTCTTTGATGCCTTAAATGAATTTGGCAAAGAATTCGATGCCATCGGCAACTATATTAATgcgaaattaaaaagaaaaagctCAACTGATGCTGCTTTCAAGACTAAAGATCAAGTTCGTCAACATTTTTACCAGACTTTTCATAAAATATGCAAATATATTCGATTTTCTGATG AAGTGAAAAAACCTGTACAGGAACTATACACATTGATAAACTACGGCGAGATGCGACGGAAGCTGCAATTCATAACTGACAAACACTTTATGAAGCTTAAACATCTCGTTTACAATGGACACATCACAATAAGGAGCAAAGGAAAAAATATCCGCATCAAAACACCAACCTGCAAAGCCTTACGCAGACTAAATCAACTCGATG ATTGTCTTGAGGATATCAAGCTTCCAAATAAGATCGATGTAATTATTAGTCCAGCCAACATGGAGTCTTTTGGACGAGTTCAAACAGTAGCGCAAAATCCAAGGGCTAAAGCTACAGTTtctttgcaaaagaaattggTGAACTTTATCAAAACTTTTCAATACAAATGGCGAAGCAATGAAATGAAATTG GCCGAAGAAGAATCGAAAATGTTTCCAAATAATTCCACCACCGATTCGGCTGAAAATGTGACTACTATCTCATTTCAAGATCCTGATATGTGCTTTAGGCCAAAACCAGGAGTGCCTATCCATCGACCACTTTTAAACATCACAGAATACCTTAGCAGTCTGAGTCTTTCTCTCTCCACCTACGAAGATCGCATTGGGGTTAAAGTTCGAAGTGAAAATCTTTGTCAAGATCGTTTGATGCCAAACAAACGACAACGTTGCGATTCCAATTCGGACAAACGAAgtcctgagagtaaaaaactCAAGACATGTGATCTCTTGGTTGAATCTGGATTTGCAGTTATCAAAGAAGACCCTGCATCGCAGCAGGGAAATGATAATGACAATTCCAATCATGATGGCAATCTAAGTGATGAAATAAATGATATATTGAGCTTCTCCGAAATCAAAACCGATGTCTCAGATGTCACATCAGACAATGATATCAAGGTTCACGaagaaattcaaattgaaaatggTAATGGAAATTCAAACAATGATCATCTAAAAGACCAACAATCCAACAATGTACCGCCTGCGATTGAGTCAAAGggaaaaagtgcaaaaaagcGAAGAGGAGAACACAAGAAAAATGACAACAATTTCAAACCCTTGATAAGTGACGATGTAATTAAGAAAATCCGAAAAGGCTGGACAATCTCAAATGCCGACGACATAACCATGGGTGATTTGTATGTGGTTTTTGGGCAGGACTCTAAGCTGGAATTTGAGTATTTCTGGACAAACGCTGGTGGTGCTGAAAAGAAGAGCGTTTTCAATCAGAAGCAAAATGGTATGCCATACAGTATAAATGATTGTGACGAGCCGGAGCTCATCAACTCACTGACAAAGTCTCCGTTTGGAAATAAATTGAAACATTTGCTATTGATAGCGAATTTGAGCGAACGCATACGCAAGAAGCAGTGTTCGTGTGGTCACACTTGTGACAAGATGATCAAGTCAAGA TTGTCAACTGTGGACTCTGGAGTATTTCGCCAGCCGGTGGTACCATTTCGACGGCCAACTTTTAGTTTAGATCCAATTAAACAGATGCCTAAT GGATCCcgtttaaaaatgtcaaaacaagtGCAAGTGGTACAACGTATGCTTTTGCCACATAGATCTGGTCAACCGTATGACGTTGTCGATGTTAAGGATTTACAAAATAAGCTTGTAAATCGACAAGAATCTCCATCGTTGGCAAATGGCAACTCTTCAAAGATGACATCTTCGGCGAATGCATCGTCCTCCTCAACACCAACACAACACAATATCGATGAAGAAAAGGAAATCGTCGTCGAAACTATGGAAATGCATGAACAAACCAACAGTATTACTCCAGACAGTGGCATGGAATCATCATGCCACAGTTTGACGTCGACAAATGATCAGAGTTCGAATGATAGCACGGCTTTTCTGAGTGAACAACCTTCAGAGAGTATGGAATTTGATGAGTGTTcaa CTAGCAGTATTTTTAAAGGAATTTCTCCGATGAGCCCAATGCAATTACTTCGAGACTCTACATCGAATTCTCGTTGGTTGGAAGAGAATCTAAATGATTTTTCTTTGAATAGTTTGCTTGGACATTTGGATGAAATTAATGGAAACCGTGATATAACT gaTCAATCATCAAACCTCTCGGTGTTAAGTGAATCCAGTGTCGATTATATGACGAAATTTGCTGAAATTACTGCATCCATGCAAAATGAGGAAAAAGACTTATAA
- the LOC129909994 gene encoding mRNA cap guanine-N7 methyltransferase-like: MHFLTNFLRPKIVFTKLCTPKLVKQEIIKKYDFLNRVNFHINYLIILELVNSLSQQKKSITNSLTSCHELPTSCFANVETKETTPESREHSKLPLQKIIIKPGKRNQSKIYHLRNLNNWIKNMLIIEYITKIREHHPSSGDSLRVLEMCCGKGGDLLKYSKQNIAHLICTDIAEISLNQCKKRYYRLAQSCQSCFSAEFFLSDCSRDRLRAQYKSPWLEHHLVSCQFALHFSFESYQQADCMIRNASECLQSGGFFIATIPNANEIMRRLRESSDGRSFGNEYYNLQFLSDTQPPPIFGAKYLFQLEGVVDCLEFLVHFPTLVKLCRKHGLQLDKVNSFSEYFEASSKRGENLLRKTECLQTVYIEKDSKIEENFSHIENFANENQCWSNNYGTLSKPEWEIATLYLVCAFRKCDNTWDDELNPIYNFDS, encoded by the exons atgcattttctaacaaatttcTTAAGACCTAAAATTGTCTTTACAAAACTATGCACACCAAAACTTGTTAAACaagaaatcattaaaaaatatgatttcTTGAATCGTGTGAATTTCCACATAAATTACTTAATAATTCTTGAATTAGTTAATTCATTATCTCAACAAAAGAAATCAATAACCAATTCCTTGACCTCATGTCATGAACTTCCAACTTCTTGTTTTGCCAATGTTGAAACAAAAGAAACTACTCCAGAAAGTCGGGAGCACTCTAAATTGCCTTTGCAAAAGATTATAATTAAACCCGGCAAACGAAACCAATCTAAAATATATCACCTACGTAACTTGAATAATTGGATCAAGAATATGTTAATAATTGAATATATCACTAAAATAAGAGAACACCACCCATCGTCGGGAGATTCCCTTCGAGTGCTCGAGATGTGTTGTGGCAAAGGTGGTGACCTCCTTAAATATTCCAAACAAAATATTGCTCATTTAATCTGCACAGATATTGCAGAAATAAGCTTAAACCAATGCAAGAAACGCTACTATCGATTAGCTCAGAGTTGTCAGTCTTGTTTCTCTGCCGAGTTCTTTCTTAGTGATTGCTCTCGGGACAGATTGAGAGCACAATACAAGTCTCCTTGGTTGGAGCACCATCTTGTTAGTTGTCAGTTTGCTTTGCATTTTTCATTTGAGTCTTATCAACAAGCTGATTGTATGATAAGAAATGCCAGTGAATGTTTGCAATCAGGTGGCTTTTTTATAGCAACAATTCCAAATGCAAATGAAATTATGCGACGTTTGAGGGAATCCTCAGATGGCAGATCCTTTGGGAATGAATATTACAATCTTCAGTTTTTGTCCGACACTCAACCGCCGCCAATTTTTGGTGCCAAGTATTTGTTTCAATTGGAAGGTGTTGTTGATTGTCTAGAgtttttggtgcattttccaACTTTGGTTAAACTTTGTAGGAAACATGGCTTGCAACTTGACAAAGTTAACAGTTTTTCAGAGTATTTTGAGGCATCTTCCAAGAGAG GTGAAAATCTTTTAAGAAAAACTGAATGTCTTCAAACGGTTTATATTGAAAAAGattcaaaaattgaagaaaacttTAGCCATATTGAGAATTTTGCAAATGAAAACCAGTGTTGGTCAAATAACTATGGAACACTATCGAAACCAGAATGGGAAATAGCAA ctTTGTATCTTgtttgtgcatttagaaaatgTGATAATACTTGGGATGATGAGTTGAACCCAATATATAACTTTGATAGTTAG
- the LOC129909999 gene encoding uncharacterized protein LOC129909999, which translates to MDNERIEIISDDITRTEKFNLTVRKINFKIKPVPENQEPISWISESMEGVFRHGLKGVDPKDKVGITFGGSFSPERGNGSLSFRTCSDITFEDVWEMMTKISPRSSGLTTDDDFVLTITSVKIPAGFGSY; encoded by the exons ATGGACAATGAG CGTATTGAGATCATTAGTGACGATATCACCAGAacagaaaaattcaatttaactgtccgaaaaatcaattttaagatTAAACCTGTACCAGAAAACCAAGAACCAATTTCCTGGATATCTGAGAGTATGGAAGGCGTGTTTAGACATGGTCTGAAAGGTGTCGATCCCAAAGATAAGGTTGGCATAACCTTTGGTGGGAGTTTTTCACCCGAAAGAGGAAACGGGTCTTTAAGTTTTAGGACGTGTTCTGATATTACATTTGAAGACGTTTGGGAAATGATGACTAAAATATCCCCGAGGTCATCAGGTCTTACCACTGatgatgattttgttttaacGATAACATCAGTTAAGATACCTGCAGGCTTTGGAAGTTAttga
- the LOC129910000 gene encoding flexible cuticle protein 12-like, giving the protein MKFVAVFIVLCISAVALSAPLDDSKNAVITGYENDNIGIEGYKFHVETSDGKSFAEEGELKDAGTDDEGIAVKGQYSYTGPDGVVYSVSYVADKNGFQPVGDHIPKV; this is encoded by the exons atgaaatttgtagCAGTCTTCATCGTATTGTGTATTTCTGCTGTAGCATTGTCTGCTCCATTAGATGATTCAAAAAATGCTGTCATCACCGGCTACGAAAACGACAATATCGGTATTGAAGGATATAAATTTCA tgtcgAAACAAGTGATGGTAAATCTTTTGCTGAAGAGGGTGAACTAAAAGATGCCGGAACAGATGACGAGGGTATTGCTGTCAAAGGACAATATTCATACACAGGACCCGATGGTGTTGTTTATAGTGTATCATATGTTGCCGATAAAAATGGTTTCCAGCCTGTCGGTGATCACATTCCTAAAGTTTAa